One Vigna unguiculata cultivar IT97K-499-35 chromosome 7, ASM411807v1, whole genome shotgun sequence genomic region harbors:
- the LOC114189754 gene encoding LOW QUALITY PROTEIN: putative pentatricopeptide repeat-containing protein At5g08310, mitochondrial (The sequence of the model RefSeq protein was modified relative to this genomic sequence to represent the inferred CDS: inserted 1 base in 1 codon), which translates to MALATTQKLKLSSIFSVIAKFSYSTSPHNNLHYDSSVVDNLVAVFTQQPNAAAPELNRFAPILTPPLVESVLTRLPTWKLAFSFFQWASDQHQHGYRHSCYTYNTIASIFSRSRQTTHLKTIVKDLVESAPCSFTPGALGFLIRCLGEVGLAQEAHHLFDEMRVKGLCVPNDYCYNCLLEALSKSGEVDLVEARLEEMKGFGWEFDKFTLTPVVQAYCKARRFDQALRVYDGMKEKGWVDARVCSMLALSFSKXGDVDKAFELVERMEGEGVRLNEKTFCVLIHGFVKEDRVDRALQLFEKMCRVGFTPPVSLFDVLIGGLCKSNDAQRALSLLSELKQFGVAPDVGIFTKLISAFPDRSVIAKLLEEVPEDKEEKTLVLIYNAVLTCYVNDGMMDEACRLLQMMIQSKSSDVQMDDFFKDKRLVFPNAASFSIVIDGLLTNGQLDLALSLFNDLKQFVGRPSVLIYNNLINGLCDSNRLEESRELLREMKESEIEPTHFTHNSIYGCLCKRKDVLGAIDMLKVMRACGHEPWIKNSTLLVKELCDHGRAVEACDFLDSMVQLGFLPDIVSYSAAMGGLIKIQEVDRALNLLRDLCSRGHCPDVVAFNIIIRGLCKVNRAAEAEKLLDEIVVKGLCPSVLSYNLLIDSWCKSGSVDRAMSLLSRMSEEDREPNVVTYSTLVDGFCRERRPDDALLVWNEMEKKGCSPNRVAFMALIYGLCMCNRPSAALQYLREMEQKEMKPDSFIYIALLSAFLSDMDLASAFEIFKEMVYSGFFPESHDKSYPVVMDAMDKFSKDHRTSSGMKDLSEEGKLPMHWETSYALLVNRRSRKVDQIGMPLSKEVDVTSDK; encoded by the exons ATGGCTCTCGCCACCACCCAGAAACTCAAACTCTCTTCAATTTTCTCTGTAATCGCCAAATTCTCATATTCCACATCACCCCATAACAATCTTCATTATGATTCTTCTGTGGTCGACAACCTCGTCGCCGTCTTCACCCAACAGCCCAACGCCGCCGCGCCGGAACTCAACCGCTTCGCTCCCATCCTCACGCCTCCCCTTGTCGAGTCCGTCCTCACGCGCCTCCCCACTTGGAAACTcgccttctccttcttccaatGGGCCTCCGATCAGCACCAGCATGGCTACCGCCATAGTTGTTACACCTACAATACCATCGCATCTATCTTCTCCCGCTCCCGCCAAACCACCCATCTCAAAACAATCGTTAAAGACCTCGTTGAGTCCGCTCCTTGTTCCTTCACACCCGGCGCGTTGGGCTTTCTCATTCGCTGTTTGGGCGAAGTGGGCCTCGCGCAGGAGGCCCACCACCTGTTCGATGAAATGCGGGTGAAGGGTCTTTGCGTTCCGAATGATTACTGCTACAACTGTCTGTTGGAGGCTCTGTCCAAGTCCGGGGAGGTTGATTTGGTGGAGGCCAGGTTGGAGGAGATGAAGGGGTTTGGGTGGGAGTTTGATAAGTTCACGCTGACGCCTGTCGTGCAAGCTTATTGCAAAGCTCGCAGGTTTGATCAGGCTCTGAGGGTTTATGATGGGATGAAGGAAAAGGGTTGGGTTGATGCGCGTGTTTGCTCTATGCTGGCATTGTCGTTTTCCA TGGGGGATGTGGATAAAGCGTTTGAGTTGGTGGAGAGGATGGAGGGAGAGGGGGTGAGGCTAAATGAGAAGACTTTCTGTGTTTTGATTCATGGGTTTGTCAAGGAGGATCGGGTTGATAGGGCCCTTCAGTTGTTTGAGAAAATGTGTCGGGTTGGCTTCACTCCTCCTGTTTCGTTGTTTGATGTTCTCATTGGAGGACTGTGTAAGAGTAATGATGCTCAGAGAGCTCTGAGCTTGCTTTCGGAGTTGAAGCAGTTTGGGGTTGCCCCAGATGTTGGAATCTTTACGAAATTGATATCGGCTTTTCCAGACAGAAGTGTGATTGCCAAGTTGCTGGAAGAGGTTCCGGAAGATAAAGAGGAGAAAACTCTCGTTTTGATTTACAatgctgttttgacttgttaTGTTAACGATGGAATGATGGATGAAGCCTGCCGCCTTCTTCAGATGATGATTCAGAGCAAATCCAGTGATGTCCAGATGGATGATTTCTTCAAGGACAAGAGATTGGTTTTCCCAAATGCTGCTTCCTTTAGCATCGTCATTGATGGCTTACTCACAAATGGTCAGTTGGACCTCGCTCTAAGTCTTTTCAATGACCTTAAACAATTTGTTGGTAGGCCAAGCGTTTTGATTTACAACAATCTGATCAATGGTCTCTGCGATTCTAATAGATTGGAGGAGAGCCGTGAGCTGTTGAGAGAGATGAAGGAATCAGAAATTGAACCAACTCATTTCACTCACAACTCAATTTATGGATGCCTGTGTAAAAGAAAGGATGTCTTAGGAGCGATCGATATGTTGAAAGTGATGCGTGCTTGTGGGCATGAACCGTGGATAAAAAATTCCACACTTCTTGTGAAAGAACTGTGTGATCATGGCAGGGCTGTAGAAGCATGCGATTTTCTCGACAGCATGGTCCAGCTAGGTTTCCTTCCTGATATAGTTTCCTATTCTGCAGCAATGGGGGGTTTGATCAAGATTCAAGAAGTGGACCGAGCATTGAACTTGCTCAGGGATTTGTGCTCTCGTGGCCATTGTCCTGATGTGGTTGcttttaacataattatcagAGGGCTCTGCAAGGTCAACAGAGCTGCAGAAGCTGAAAAATTGTTGGATGAGATTGTAGTGAAGGGTCTCTGTCCCTCAGTTCTGAGTTACAATCTGCTTATAGATAGTTGGTGCAAAAGTGGTTCTGTTGATAGGGCGATGTCTCTTCTGTCGAGAATGTCTGAAGAAGACAGGGAGCCCAATGTCGTCACTTACTCAACTTTGGTGGATGGATTTTGCAGAGAACGAAGGCCTGATGATGCACTCTTGGTTTGGAATGAGATGGAAAAAAAAGGTTGTTCTCCTAATCGAGTTGCTTTTATGGCACTTATTTATGGTCTTTGCATGTGCAATAGGCCATCTGCTGCACTACAATATTTACGTGAGATGGAACAGAAAGAAATGAAGCCCGACTCGTTCATTTATATTGCATTGCTCAGTGCTTTTCTGTCTGATATGGACTTGGCCTCTGCATTTGAGATTTTTAAGGAGATGGTTTATTCAGGATTTTTCCCAGAATCCCATGATAAAAGTTACCCCGTTGTGATGGATGCAATGGACAAATTTTCCAAGGATCACAGAACATCTTCTGGTATGAAAGATTTAAGTGAAGAGGGGAAACTTCCTATGCATTGGGAAACTTCCTACGCATTGCTTGTAAACCGTCGGAGTAGAAAGGTTGATCAAATTGGTATGCCACTGTCAAAGGAAGTAGATGTTACATCGGACAAGTAA